The following proteins come from a genomic window of Acetivibrio cellulolyticus CD2:
- a CDS encoding C39 family peptidase, producing MKTKLISVLLVICVLCSSLGVMAFAKDGAITDNVITKDDAYKIALLFVADTIKSDSTSKWTKDTKLKSVDETVDIDGSVNSYCFNLEQNELPNGYLVVSANSDLGIILEQSDEGEPLYKKADIDYDKVVYTSPLEYHVTKGKDTYEFQPNKKLAKVNKKDLKDNFNHKRSDKAHNKDTVQSIKTSFVENARDLWMESTYKGQVDGYAVDSDVYSYVNDRYGKGWTLKTSKTVSSAGSALLMNNFRPGVGCCTITALTYVFDYHRRNSSKSKIPSDINTLFSDIENIAVNYGYDKKTGGTNPLDIDNIVKDVWKKYGYTGSGSSLYVFTRGNFTYEIDKNRPALLNISFGYYGNHTVSMVGYRRYTKKNILGGESEILFLKVYDNWTTDTRYIDYDAITNPLSGDFSTLSLSRIYP from the coding sequence ATGAAGACTAAACTTATTTCAGTTCTACTTGTAATATGTGTCCTGTGTAGCAGTCTGGGAGTAATGGCTTTTGCTAAAGATGGAGCAATAACAGATAATGTTATTACTAAGGATGATGCTTATAAAATTGCTTTGTTATTTGTAGCTGATACAATAAAAAGTGATTCAACTTCTAAGTGGACTAAAGATACAAAGCTTAAGTCAGTTGATGAGACAGTTGATATTGATGGAAGTGTTAACAGCTATTGCTTTAATTTGGAACAAAATGAGCTACCAAACGGTTATTTAGTTGTATCTGCTAATTCTGATTTGGGGATTATTTTAGAGCAGTCTGATGAAGGTGAACCTTTATATAAAAAGGCTGATATTGATTATGATAAAGTTGTATATACGTCTCCTCTTGAATACCATGTAACAAAGGGCAAGGATACATATGAATTTCAGCCTAATAAGAAGCTTGCTAAAGTAAATAAGAAGGATCTGAAAGATAACTTTAACCATAAAAGAAGTGATAAGGCACATAATAAAGATACTGTACAAAGTATAAAAACGTCTTTTGTGGAAAATGCTCGTGATTTATGGATGGAATCAACTTATAAAGGTCAAGTAGATGGATATGCGGTTGATTCTGATGTTTATAGTTATGTTAATGATAGATATGGAAAAGGTTGGACACTAAAAACTTCAAAAACTGTTAGTAGTGCAGGTAGTGCCCTTTTAATGAATAATTTTCGCCCTGGTGTTGGTTGTTGTACAATAACAGCACTTACATATGTGTTTGACTACCATAGGCGTAATAGTTCTAAATCTAAAATACCCAGTGATATTAATACGTTATTTAGTGATATAGAAAATATCGCTGTTAATTACGGATATGATAAGAAAACTGGCGGTACTAATCCACTTGATATTGACAACATTGTAAAGGATGTATGGAAAAAGTACGGTTATACTGGCTCAGGTAGTTCCTTATATGTTTTTACTAGAGGTAATTTTACTTATGAAATAGATAAAAACAGACCGGCATTATTAAATATTTCCTTTGGTTATTATGGTAACCACACAGTTAGTATGGTGGGATATAGAAGATACACTAAGAAAAATATACTTGGTGGTGAATCTGAAATTTTGTTTTTAAAGGTTTATGATAATTGGACAACCGATACTAGGTATATAGATTACGATGCAATAACCAATCCTTTGTCTGGTGATTTTTCAACCTTAAGTTTATCAAGAATTTATCCTTAA
- a CDS encoding helix-turn-helix domain-containing protein, which yields MDYKALGERIRKQRLKVNLTQEQLAEKIDMSYSFVGQIERGDRVLSLETLVRLANELSISVDYLIQDSLKFTPEVFISSALTNLQGKNEKKLKAFKDTIDILAENFDRLTNEVE from the coding sequence TTGGACTATAAAGCACTTGGGGAAAGAATTAGAAAGCAACGTTTAAAAGTGAATCTTACACAGGAACAGCTTGCAGAAAAGATTGATATGTCTTATTCTTTTGTTGGACAAATTGAGCGTGGGGATAGGGTATTAAGTCTTGAAACGCTTGTTAGACTTGCTAATGAGTTAAGTATAAGTGTGGACTATTTGATACAAGATTCATTAAAGTTTACTCCTGAGGTGTTTATTAGCAGTGCATTAACAAACCTACAGGGCAAGAATGAAAAGAAACTTAAAGCTTTTAAAGATACGATTGATATTCTTGCTGAAAATTTTGATAGATTGACTAATGAAGTTGAGTGA
- a CDS encoding leucine-rich repeat domain-containing protein: protein MKHFKSTNLFFVLSLVFTLSGCGSSNSTSTADLVTPLITQSTEDLPEYAPTPSPELTEAPLATATATAIVTTIPDKEVRFKNPEMYDLFRTALGKKRKDPIMLSELSSIKTLIFNHEASAKKYCITDTFSSFTDKGFSGDGFSIEWNNQSFNDFSDLGNLTNLENIFILDSWGMSQARVPIARADILKQLDTLSNAQNIKTIYIRGTRSSKDTMVFPALKNLHPKSLTIKKCNLSDIKNISVLADNLEYLDLSKNNISDIAPITKLTKLKSVDLSHNRITSINGLDKLVSLEKLLLNRSGTEGSKYSSNTEINRFDNSINDTLVNMKNLKMLSLSGHCTSKMTTLKGIKGCDSLKYLIFDFAISKENENEMYEALYNRNLTYLSVVHPLDPLELDNIPMLKMNGTFNKPVILSGENEQRWYDSDFDAFFTEISKNEGRYEDYLMKVDR, encoded by the coding sequence ATGAAACATTTTAAATCAACCAATTTATTTTTTGTCCTTAGCTTAGTATTCACACTAAGCGGATGTGGTAGTAGTAACAGCACATCAACAGCAGATTTAGTTACACCTTTAATAACACAGTCCACAGAAGACTTACCAGAGTATGCCCCTACACCATCACCAGAATTAACCGAAGCACCACTAGCGACCGCTACAGCTACAGCTATAGTAACAACAATACCAGACAAAGAAGTAAGATTTAAAAATCCAGAAATGTATGACTTGTTTAGAACAGCTCTAGGCAAAAAAAGAAAAGACCCCATTATGCTTAGTGAACTAAGTAGCATAAAGACTCTAATATTTAATCATGAAGCATCAGCAAAGAAATACTGTATAACAGATACGTTTTCAAGCTTCACTGATAAAGGATTTTCTGGCGATGGCTTTTCTATCGAATGGAATAACCAAAGCTTTAATGACTTTAGTGATCTAGGAAACTTAACTAATCTCGAAAATATCTTTATTCTTGATTCATGGGGAATGTCCCAAGCTAGAGTACCTATAGCTAGAGCAGACATTTTAAAACAGCTTGATACACTAAGTAACGCTCAAAATATAAAAACCATTTACATTCGTGGTACTCGAAGCTCCAAAGATACAATGGTATTCCCTGCACTTAAAAATTTACATCCAAAGTCATTAACAATAAAGAAATGTAACCTTTCCGATATTAAAAATATTTCAGTATTAGCAGATAACCTAGAATACCTTGACTTGTCCAAAAACAATATTAGCGATATAGCACCAATAACTAAGCTTACAAAACTAAAAAGTGTTGACCTTTCACATAATAGAATCACATCTATTAATGGACTTGATAAATTAGTATCACTAGAAAAACTATTATTAAATAGAAGTGGTACTGAGGGGAGTAAATACTCTAGCAACACTGAAATAAACCGATTCGATAACTCTATCAATGACACCTTGGTAAACATGAAAAACTTAAAAATGTTAAGCTTATCCGGACACTGTACCTCCAAAATGACTACCTTAAAAGGCATCAAGGGCTGTGATTCTTTAAAGTATTTAATCTTTGACTTTGCCATCAGTAAGGAAAACGAAAACGAAATGTACGAAGCATTATATAACAGAAACCTTACATATCTGTCTGTAGTTCACCCACTCGACCCACTTGAACTTGACAATATACCCATGTTAAAAATGAATGGAACATTTAATAAGCCTGTCATATTAAGTGGTGAAAACGAACAACGCTGGTACGATAGTGATTTTGATGCATTTTTCACTGAAATAAGCAAAAATGAAGGACGATATGAAGACTACCTTATGAAAGTAGATAGATGA
- a CDS encoding zinc-ribbon domain-containing protein yields the protein MYCEKCGQQISENAQFCSHCGNCKNTGNTANAANVTSSSYTHTINQKLSSLQGEKNTYFFLTLGTTIVLIILFFQKWLSIPIIGLFNSDKSEFSLYEVTNIIKSIHNMLNSMDSSTGTETLITFGFMGLFIVSLILLVVYCFKLFTNLENSFTWGNIAMFFVIILSIAFIVSVFIINGYVQDKSGGLVSGTISLTAIPYFTVILALVQKFLFIKKLNEKVWYEWNEQENIKKQSITKISCDKCGYQYDSDSSNCPKCGNRPVVSHASSSASTWICKSCNTHNDLYKVLCKDCGRSK from the coding sequence ATGTATTGTGAAAAATGTGGTCAACAAATATCTGAAAATGCTCAATTCTGTTCACACTGTGGTAATTGTAAAAATACAGGAAACACAGCAAATGCAGCAAATGTAACTTCTAGTAGCTATACACATACAATTAATCAAAAATTAAGTAGCTTACAAGGAGAAAAAAACACATACTTTTTCCTAACACTCGGTACTACCATTGTACTAATAATCTTGTTCTTCCAAAAGTGGCTAAGTATACCCATCATAGGGCTGTTTAACAGTGACAAGTCTGAATTTTCTTTATATGAGGTTACTAATATCATCAAAAGCATTCATAATATGCTAAACTCTATGGATTCTTCTACTGGTACTGAAACACTTATTACCTTTGGTTTTATGGGACTATTTATAGTATCCCTTATTTTATTAGTAGTTTATTGTTTCAAACTGTTTACAAACCTTGAAAACAGTTTTACTTGGGGTAATATAGCTATGTTTTTTGTAATTATTCTATCGATAGCCTTCATTGTGTCAGTGTTTATAATTAATGGATATGTACAAGACAAAAGCGGAGGGTTGGTGTCTGGTACTATTTCATTAACAGCCATTCCTTACTTTACTGTAATACTGGCACTAGTACAAAAGTTCCTATTCATAAAAAAACTCAATGAAAAAGTATGGTATGAATGGAATGAACAAGAAAATATTAAAAAGCAAAGCATTACCAAAATATCATGTGACAAATGTGGTTATCAGTATGATTCAGATTCAAGCAACTGCCCCAAATGTGGCAATAGACCAGTAGTTAGTCATGCTTCTTCTTCTGCTTCTACTTGGATTTGTAAATCTTGTAATACCCATAATGATTTATATAAGGTTCTTTGTAAAGATTGTGGAAGGTCTAAATAG